One Helicobacter cetorum MIT 00-7128 DNA window includes the following coding sequences:
- a CDS encoding peroxiredoxin, giving the protein MQKLEVGQVAPNFRLKNSDGIEISLKDLLHKKVVLYFYPKDNTPGCTLEAQDFSALFSEFEKKNAIVVGVSPDSAKSHQDFISQCSLNVILLCDENKEVANLYKAYGKRMLYGKEHLGIIRSTFIINQEGVLEKCFYNVKAKNHAQKVLESL; this is encoded by the coding sequence ATGCAAAAATTAGAAGTAGGACAAGTCGCTCCAAACTTTAGATTAAAAAATAGCGATGGCATAGAGATTTCTTTAAAAGATTTGCTCCATAAAAAAGTGGTGCTGTATTTCTATCCTAAGGATAACACACCCGGTTGCACTTTAGAAGCGCAAGATTTTAGCGCTTTATTTAGCGAATTTGAAAAGAAAAATGCTATCGTGGTAGGCGTAAGCCCTGATAGTGCAAAATCACATCAAGATTTTATCAGCCAATGTTCTTTAAATGTGATTTTGCTCTGTGATGAGAATAAAGAAGTAGCCAATCTCTATAAAGCTTATGGCAAACGCATGCTTTATGGGAAGGAGCATTTAGGGATTATCCGCTCCACTTTCATTATTAACCAAGAAGGTGTTTTAGAAAAATGCTTCTACAATGTCAAAGCTAAAAACCACGCTCAAAAAGTCTTAGAGAGTTTATAA